One region of Paenibacillus sp. genomic DNA includes:
- a CDS encoding SDR family NAD(P)-dependent oxidoreductase, with protein sequence MANNKVWFITGAGRGMGVDIAKAALAAGHRVVATGRNTDKVSKVLGENDNLLVVRLDITNPSDAEAAVKAAVDRFGSIDVLVNNAANFYAGYFEELTPENIERQIATNLIGPMNVTRAVLPMMRKNRSGHIISISSIAGLVGQEYVSAYCASKFGLEGWMESLHHEVAPFGIKTTIVEPGFFRTELLEPESTFWPELTIDDYAERSNKSRTMFESVNGRQPGDPAKLAKALLIIADEKEPPVRWIAGADAIAGAEQKVAELQQQINAYRDLSTSLAHEDA encoded by the coding sequence ATGGCCAACAATAAAGTTTGGTTTATCACTGGTGCCGGTCGCGGTATGGGGGTTGACATTGCAAAAGCTGCTCTTGCGGCTGGACATCGTGTAGTTGCTACCGGGCGTAATACCGACAAGGTATCCAAAGTTCTGGGCGAGAACGATAACCTGCTGGTCGTAAGACTGGACATTACTAATCCTTCCGATGCAGAAGCTGCTGTCAAGGCAGCAGTTGATCGATTTGGCAGCATTGATGTGCTGGTCAACAACGCTGCCAACTTCTATGCAGGATATTTTGAGGAGCTGACTCCTGAAAATATCGAGCGTCAAATTGCTACCAACCTTATTGGCCCGATGAACGTCACCCGTGCTGTATTACCTATGATGCGTAAAAATCGTTCCGGCCACATCATTTCCATCTCATCAATCGCGGGTCTTGTTGGACAAGAATATGTTTCTGCTTATTGCGCTTCGAAGTTCGGTCTAGAGGGATGGATGGAGTCTCTGCACCATGAAGTCGCTCCGTTTGGTATAAAAACCACCATCGTTGAGCCGGGCTTCTTCCGCACCGAATTGTTGGAGCCGGAGTCGACATTCTGGCCTGAGTTGACAATCGACGATTATGCCGAGCGCTCCAATAAAAGCCGTACTATGTTTGAGTCAGTAAATGGCAGACAGCCTGGAGACCCAGCCAAACTTGCTAAGGCGCTGCTCATTATTGCAGACGAGAAGGAGCCTCCGGTACGCTGGATAGCTGGAGCTGATGCAATTGCTGGTGCTGAGCAGAAGGTAGCAGAACTCCAACAGCAGATCAATGCCTACCGTGATTTATCAACTTCACTTGCACATGAAGACGCATAA
- a CDS encoding DUF4405 domain-containing protein, protein MNRKMLFKLVIDVVMTVLMLIAMAYQITENRIHEFVGVSVFVLFIAHNFLNRYWYRAILKGKLNPRRILQIGLNLLFLLAMAVMIICGILISSDVFPFLAVDNDMIFRQIHVQTAYWGFIIMAIHIGFSWGIIIHSIRRMTGITGTNRFRTIALRILSVFIVIYGVRSSIEREMGAKLMVYDPFYWFDDDTMIRFLIDHLSIMGIYICGTHYALKFFQKQEQRAVQLN, encoded by the coding sequence TTGAATCGAAAGATGTTATTCAAGCTGGTAATAGACGTTGTGATGACTGTTCTTATGTTAATCGCAATGGCTTACCAAATTACGGAGAATAGAATCCATGAATTCGTCGGTGTTTCGGTCTTTGTATTATTTATCGCCCATAATTTTCTAAATCGATACTGGTATCGTGCGATACTAAAGGGAAAGCTCAATCCAAGGCGTATTCTGCAAATCGGACTCAATTTGCTTTTTCTGCTGGCAATGGCTGTGATGATCATATGTGGAATACTCATATCCAGCGATGTATTTCCCTTTCTTGCGGTAGATAATGACATGATTTTCAGGCAAATCCATGTTCAGACTGCCTATTGGGGGTTTATCATCATGGCGATACACATCGGCTTTTCTTGGGGAATCATTATCCATTCAATAAGAAGGATGACGGGAATCACAGGCACTAACCGTTTTCGCACCATTGCGTTGCGTATTTTGTCGGTGTTCATTGTGATCTATGGGGTACGCTCTTCCATCGAGAGAGAGATGGGGGCCAAGCTGATGGTTTATGACCCATTTTATTGGTTCGATGATGATACCATGATCCGCTTTTTAATTGACCACTTATCGATCATGGGCATCTATATTTGCGGGACACATTATGCTTTGAAATTTTTTCAGAAGCAGGAACAAAGAGCAGTTCAACTAAATTGA
- a CDS encoding multidrug effflux MFS transporter: protein MDHKANNHPLRLALLLAVFSALGPFTVDMYLASFPQMMTFFDTTASMIQASLMACLLGLGLGQLVFGPLSDIHGRRKPLLFSMMLYLLSSLCCTVAPNIEIFIALRIVQGFAASAGLVISRAIVRDMYNGVELTKFFALLTMISSAAPLLSPLAGSTVITFTSWEGVFIFLGLLGICLTAITTWGLKESLPVEQRVPNNFMELLGNYKTLIRNRIFMGYALVKGFLFAGVFAYVSGTPFIYQNIYGVSPQVFSMLFAMNGISIMIGSQLVKQLAGRISERHILLIGLVLAFITSVSVLCVVLYQGPFFALIIPLFFFTTSIGIVGPVAFTLGMELQGHIAGGASAILGILPFLLGAIASPLVGLAGEYSAVPLGVILITTSLLSIIIYVTMTKKVKSEPAAQFRDVRST, encoded by the coding sequence ATGGATCATAAGGCCAATAACCATCCACTCAGGTTAGCTCTGCTGTTAGCAGTTTTTTCTGCGCTCGGGCCATTTACAGTCGACATGTATCTCGCATCATTTCCGCAGATGATGACTTTTTTTGATACAACCGCATCGATGATCCAGGCAAGTTTAATGGCCTGCTTGCTGGGATTGGGTTTGGGGCAGCTTGTATTTGGTCCTTTAAGCGATATACATGGCAGACGCAAACCACTGTTGTTCTCCATGATGTTGTATCTCCTTTCTTCTCTCTGCTGCACTGTTGCGCCTAATATTGAAATCTTCATTGCTTTGCGAATTGTACAAGGATTTGCCGCCTCTGCTGGGCTTGTTATTTCTCGAGCAATTGTTCGCGATATGTATAACGGAGTAGAGTTGACTAAATTCTTTGCGCTTCTTACGATGATTAGCAGCGCCGCTCCCTTGCTTTCACCACTTGCCGGGAGCACCGTCATTACTTTTACCTCATGGGAGGGTGTATTTATCTTCTTAGGGCTGCTGGGAATCTGTTTAACCGCCATAACAACATGGGGATTAAAGGAAAGTTTGCCTGTAGAGCAGCGTGTTCCGAATAACTTCATGGAGCTATTGGGAAACTATAAAACCTTGATCCGAAATCGGATATTTATGGGTTATGCTCTTGTAAAAGGATTTTTATTCGCAGGCGTGTTTGCCTATGTATCAGGAACGCCATTTATTTATCAAAACATTTACGGTGTGTCGCCTCAAGTATTCTCGATGCTGTTTGCCATGAATGGAATCAGTATTATGATAGGATCTCAGCTAGTCAAACAATTGGCAGGACGAATATCCGAACGCCACATTCTTCTGATCGGATTGGTATTAGCCTTTATTACCAGCGTTTCGGTTCTTTGCGTAGTCTTATATCAGGGTCCATTCTTTGCACTGATTATTCCACTCTTCTTTTTTACTACATCGATTGGAATCGTTGGACCGGTTGCGTTTACATTAGGAATGGAATTGCAAGGGCATATTGCCGGCGGCGCTTCCGCCATTCTAGGCATCCTTCCGTTTTTATTAGGTGCTATTGCTTCCCCGCTTGTGGGGCTTGCGGGTGAATACTCCGCAGTACCGCTCGGTGTCATTCTTATTACGACCAGCTTGTTGTCTATTATTATTTATGTAACCATGACTAAGAAAGTCAAATCAGAACCCGCTGCACAATTTCGCGATGTGCGAAGTACTTGA
- a CDS encoding alpha/beta hydrolase yields METITFKNGVWDMAGNVFYPENFDKKQKYPAIVFTHPAGGVKEQTAGLYAQRMAEKGFVTLAFDASHQGASEGEPRFLENPTERVGDIFAAVDYLTTLPYVDQERIGAVGICAGGGYTIAASALDHRIKAVAGVSTYDYGAAFRDGFPNEGSGNPEDQLAALKSASDARTTIANGGEPEYLPYVPNSEDELTEDSPTTAIEAYEYYRTDRGSHPNSQNKMLATSTLYMMNFDPFANIDKWLTQPLMLISGDISESRYYSERAYEKAVTSDKELVLVEGATHVDMYDVPQYVNQAVTKLTTFFSEKM; encoded by the coding sequence ATGGAAACCATTACGTTTAAAAATGGTGTATGGGATATGGCGGGGAATGTGTTTTATCCAGAAAATTTTGATAAAAAACAAAAGTACCCAGCAATCGTGTTCACGCACCCGGCTGGTGGAGTTAAGGAGCAAACAGCAGGACTTTACGCACAACGTATGGCGGAAAAAGGCTTCGTTACTTTAGCTTTTGATGCGAGTCACCAAGGTGCAAGCGAAGGCGAGCCGCGTTTTTTGGAAAACCCAACAGAACGTGTGGGCGATATTTTTGCGGCAGTTGATTATTTAACGACACTACCATATGTGGATCAGGAGAGAATTGGCGCAGTTGGAATTTGTGCCGGTGGAGGATACACAATTGCCGCAAGTGCACTTGACCACCGAATTAAAGCGGTCGCTGGGGTAAGTACTTACGATTATGGAGCAGCTTTTCGGGATGGTTTTCCGAATGAGGGATCCGGAAATCCGGAAGACCAACTTGCTGCTTTGAAATCTGCAAGTGATGCTCGTACAACAATTGCGAACGGCGGTGAACCAGAATATCTTCCTTATGTGCCAAATTCTGAAGATGAACTTACGGAAGATTCGCCAACAACTGCAATAGAGGCGTATGAATACTACCGTACAGACCGCGGTTCCCACCCAAATTCACAGAATAAAATGTTGGCAACAAGTACTTTATATATGATGAACTTTGATCCGTTCGCAAATATAGATAAATGGCTGACACAACCGTTAATGCTGATTTCTGGCGATATTTCGGAATCACGTTATTATTCGGAACGTGCGTATGAAAAAGCAGTTACGAGTGATAAAGAATTGGTGCTTGTTGAGGGAGCAACTCATGTAGACATGTATGATGTGCCTCAATATGTAAACCAAGCTGTTACTAAGTTGACGACTTTCTTTAGTGAAAAAATGTAA
- a CDS encoding HAMP domain-containing sensor histidine kinase, which produces MNIRNKIILLLTVSVLLISITINTSIYFFFYTITTNDKLNYVRLQAENIVGQLKAVTNDAKIFYILNSQLPLNGMIRVVNDDSHPVMTITKETEFTEFKPIFKHSQTVELISVNKVKYAVASFPIIWHDGNIMMLEVTASLASSYDSLKILKLVLIAASLIVLIPSFLAGRMISNIILKPIKSMIETMEEIQRKSIFKKLELKTQSKDELYKLGSTFNKMMDILAKNFEKQQQFVSDASHELKTPLTVIESNASMLKRWGMKDQALLEESIDAIYSEAVRMQEMTKQMLMLANHDAEWNLDIKKVDFISLSKETSKLIKNAYGQEISVNTIHDKVIASADKQKMKQLLFILLDNAIKYSTSPIELNVGYEKGNVFFTVKDYGIGIPQEDIAHIFDRFYRVDKARNRETGGTGLGLSIAKQIVDSHGGNINVVSKEGEGTSFTVTLKIDAFSGENLHVTQLKEYLTENSEKISGEKIVSLSNIRAGSKL; this is translated from the coding sequence GTGAATATCCGAAATAAAATCATTTTGTTGTTAACTGTTTCAGTGCTATTGATCAGCATTACGATTAATACATCCATTTATTTTTTCTTCTATACCATTACAACCAACGATAAATTAAATTACGTTCGTTTACAGGCTGAAAATATTGTTGGTCAATTGAAAGCTGTTACTAATGATGCGAAAATATTTTATATTTTAAATTCGCAATTACCGTTGAATGGAATGATTCGTGTTGTGAATGATGATTCACATCCCGTTATGACCATTACAAAAGAAACGGAATTTACAGAGTTTAAACCAATATTTAAACACTCGCAAACAGTTGAATTAATATCAGTGAACAAAGTTAAGTATGCCGTTGCGAGTTTTCCAATCATATGGCACGACGGAAATATTATGATGTTAGAAGTTACAGCAAGTTTAGCATCATCATACGATAGTTTAAAAATTTTGAAGCTTGTGTTAATTGCCGCTTCACTTATTGTTCTGATTCCTTCATTTTTAGCCGGAAGAATGATAAGCAATATCATTTTAAAACCAATTAAATCAATGATTGAAACGATGGAGGAAATTCAGCGAAAGAGCATATTTAAAAAGCTTGAGTTAAAAACACAATCAAAAGATGAATTATACAAATTGGGAAGTACGTTTAATAAGATGATGGATATCTTAGCAAAAAACTTTGAAAAACAACAGCAATTCGTGTCTGATGCTTCTCATGAATTAAAAACACCGTTAACTGTTATTGAAAGCAACGCAAGCATGCTGAAACGATGGGGGATGAAAGATCAGGCTCTATTGGAGGAATCTATAGATGCAATCTATTCAGAAGCCGTCAGAATGCAAGAAATGACAAAGCAAATGCTTATGCTTGCAAATCATGATGCAGAATGGAATTTAGATATAAAAAAGGTGGACTTTATTTCGCTCAGTAAAGAGACAAGTAAACTGATTAAAAATGCTTATGGCCAAGAGATTTCTGTAAACACTATACATGACAAAGTTATCGCAAGTGCAGATAAGCAAAAAATGAAGCAACTATTGTTTATCTTGCTTGATAATGCAATAAAATACAGCACATCACCTATTGAGCTAAATGTTGGATATGAGAAAGGGAACGTTTTTTTCACTGTTAAGGATTATGGGATTGGCATACCGCAAGAAGATATCGCACATATTTTTGATCGCTTTTATCGGGTCGATAAAGCGAGAAATCGGGAAACTGGGGGAACTGGACTTGGTTTATCCATTGCAAAACAGATTGTGGATTCTCATGGAGGAAACATAAATGTCGTTAGTAAAGAGGGAGAAGGAACAAGTTTTACTGTAACTTTAAAAATAGATGCTTTTTCGGGGGAGAATTTACATGTAACACAATTGAAAGAATATTTGACTGAAAATTCAGAAAAAATTTCAGGTGAAAAGATTGTCTCTTTATCAAATATTCGAGCAGGATCTAAATTGTGA
- a CDS encoding cytochrome P460 family protein produces the protein MKKQIISALLLLLSLTLAACNSNYDTNDMSQQEPSGNTPQQDASADTSQQDASGDTSQQEPSEPSGYDRELVKFPENYDKGVNYATVTRGNIREEAYTSREAIEAVQNGQPIPSGTVIVLEIYEDEELFDIFVMEKRTGWGDQKPPEDPRNGDWLFQEFNADKSLGYDVIGRCFSCHANQERDDHVYTLDEMKSYELEDVTGSKDSSTESRFAGIPTEDWEVNVISPHNEKSRLIGNEGKAGIIANVLLTMYLQQNINQ, from the coding sequence ATGAAAAAACAAATAATTTCGGCACTCCTATTGCTGCTATCCCTCACGCTTGCCGCTTGCAACAGCAACTATGACACAAATGACATGTCCCAACAGGAGCCATCTGGTAACACTCCCCAACAGGATGCGTCTGCTGACACTTCCCAACAGGATGCATCTGGTGACACTTCCCAACAAGAGCCATCGGAGCCATCTGGGTATGACCGCGAACTTGTCAAATTCCCTGAGAACTACGATAAGGGCGTGAACTACGCGACTGTGACTCGAGGAAATATCAGGGAGGAGGCTTACACGAGCCGGGAAGCGATCGAAGCGGTGCAGAACGGCCAGCCGATCCCGAGCGGTACCGTAATTGTTCTTGAGATTTATGAGGATGAAGAACTTTTTGACATCTTCGTGATGGAAAAGCGCACTGGCTGGGGCGACCAGAAACCCCCCGAGGACCCGCGTAACGGGGATTGGCTATTCCAGGAATTCAATGCTGACAAGTCGTTGGGATACGACGTCATCGGTCGCTGCTTTTCCTGCCACGCGAATCAGGAACGGGATGACCACGTGTACACGTTAGATGAGATGAAGAGTTATGAACTTGAGGATGTTACAGGATCGAAGGACAGTAGTACAGAATCTAGGTTCGCAGGTATCCCTACGGAGGACTGGGAGGTAAACGTGATATCTCCTCATAATGAAAAAAGTAGATTAATAGGCAATGAGGGTAAAGCAGGAATAATCGCGAACGTTCTTTTGACGATGTATTTACAACAAAATATAAACCAATAG
- a CDS encoding SDR family oxidoreductase has product MSNIQDKVVIITGASSGIGAATAKELASKGAKLVLAARREDRLRKLQEEIQNKGGQVIYKVTDVASQEQVEELAKYTLKEYGKVDVMVNNAGVMPLSPISQLKVKEWDTMIDVNIKGVLYGIAAVLPSMRERKEGHIINVSSIAGHLVFPTSSVYSGTKFAVRAITEGLRREEYSNNIRTTIISPGTIDTELLDAISDLELKSTFVEANKKVQIEPASIARAIAFAIEQPSDVAVNEMIIRPTIQEL; this is encoded by the coding sequence ATGTCAAATATCCAAGATAAGGTTGTCATTATTACGGGCGCCTCTAGTGGAATTGGTGCAGCTACTGCAAAAGAACTTGCATCTAAAGGTGCGAAGTTGGTACTGGCAGCTCGTCGCGAAGATCGATTAAGAAAATTACAAGAAGAGATCCAAAATAAAGGTGGGCAAGTCATTTACAAAGTGACCGATGTTGCCTCACAAGAACAAGTGGAAGAGCTTGCTAAATATACTCTTAAAGAATATGGGAAAGTAGATGTAATGGTTAATAATGCAGGTGTAATGCCACTATCACCTATTTCTCAGCTGAAAGTTAAGGAATGGGATACAATGATTGATGTTAACATCAAGGGTGTATTATATGGTATTGCTGCTGTTCTTCCGTCCATGAGAGAAAGAAAAGAAGGGCATATCATTAACGTTTCCTCAATAGCTGGTCACTTAGTATTCCCTACTAGTTCAGTATATAGTGGTACAAAGTTTGCTGTACGAGCCATTACAGAAGGTCTTCGTAGGGAAGAGTATAGCAACAATATTCGTACAACCATTATCTCGCCAGGGACTATTGATACAGAATTACTAGATGCCATTTCAGATTTAGAATTAAAATCTACATTCGTTGAAGCTAATAAAAAAGTTCAAATCGAGCCTGCTAGCATTGCTCGTGCCATTGCATTTGCCATTGAACAACCATCAGATGTAGCGGTAAATGAGATGATTATTCGTCCAACCATCCAAGAACTGTAA
- a CDS encoding SDR family oxidoreductase: MSSDKQVALVTGGNRGIGYELVKQLALNSFKVILTSRDPEIGHEAAQKLKESNLDVSFMVMDVDDRQSIRQAAITVNDRYGRLDVLVNNAGVYLDENEKLLTMDPSILDKTMATNFFGAYHVIHSFIPLMEKQGYGRIINVSSGYGTMREMAVQGVGAYKLSKLSLNGLTQLVSAEVKGDIKINAVCPGWVSTDMGGPSAQRTPKQAAESILWLATIGPEGPNGGFFRDGKRIDW; encoded by the coding sequence ATGTCCTCGGATAAACAAGTTGCACTTGTCACTGGTGGGAATCGAGGAATTGGATATGAACTGGTCAAACAATTGGCTTTGAATAGTTTTAAGGTCATTTTGACAAGTCGGGATCCTGAAATCGGTCATGAAGCTGCGCAAAAACTTAAGGAGTCAAATCTGGACGTTTCGTTTATGGTGATGGATGTGGACGATCGACAAAGCATACGCCAAGCAGCTATTACAGTAAATGATAGATATGGAAGATTAGACGTTTTGGTTAATAATGCTGGCGTGTATTTGGATGAGAATGAAAAGTTATTAACTATGGACCCTTCTATTCTAGACAAAACAATGGCAACTAATTTCTTCGGTGCTTACCATGTCATCCATTCCTTTATCCCACTCATGGAAAAGCAAGGCTATGGGAGAATTATTAATGTTTCTTCAGGATATGGGACAATGAGAGAAATGGCCGTTCAAGGAGTAGGCGCCTATAAGTTGTCTAAACTTTCTTTGAATGGATTGACACAATTGGTAAGTGCAGAAGTCAAAGGAGATATCAAAATTAACGCGGTCTGTCCGGGATGGGTAAGTACAGATATGGGTGGCCCATCTGCTCAAAGAACCCCAAAGCAAGCAGCTGAGTCTATCCTTTGGTTAGCGACTATTGGACCTGAGGGGCCTAATGGGGGGTTCTTTAGAGATGGAAAACGAATCGATTGGTAA
- a CDS encoding cytochrome c biogenesis protein ResB gives MEHVNERVICECGHANPHGTILCGSCGKQVGEALPERSFDMRYEGSARRSQTYKKTPPDMIWNFFSSVKVGIWIIALIVIASAMGTIFPQQMYIPQNVAPEDFYQDQYGFLGQIYYQLGFNNLYGSWWYFLLLAALGISLVIASLDRVVPLYRALKNQGVTRHESFMRRQRLFSETRVKENTDEQLDVLITKLKNKRYRILEENGNYLAEKNRFSRWGPYVNHTGLIIFLIGGMLRFIPGMYVDEMLWIRDGETSVIPGTNGKYYLSSDKFILETYQIEQEDEVFANALSRVGDGNIVKNFQTNVTLYERNGEILPGITPELVKVKDYQIKVNQPLKHNSFALYQTSYRLNELNKMTFRLEDKETETSFGQITIDLLNPEKNYDLGNEYKVEILEYYPDFYFDRAGRPATRSQVPDNPAFFFNMISPENPDGETSFVAIRNTFEPNGDNQFQMKFENVETKNVSALTVRKDNTLWFLGLGGAIFMIGVIQGMYWNHRRIWIRRSGDAILIAGHTNKNWYGIGNEINHILKETGFQELTDQTG, from the coding sequence ATGGAACATGTAAATGAACGTGTAATTTGCGAATGCGGACATGCGAACCCGCACGGAACCATTCTTTGCGGATCATGCGGGAAACAAGTCGGTGAAGCACTTCCGGAAAGATCATTCGATATGCGTTATGAAGGAAGTGCAAGACGTTCACAAACGTATAAAAAAACGCCTCCGGATATGATTTGGAATTTTTTCTCGTCCGTAAAAGTGGGGATCTGGATTATTGCTCTTATTGTAATCGCGTCTGCGATGGGAACCATTTTTCCTCAGCAGATGTATATTCCCCAAAATGTTGCGCCGGAAGATTTTTATCAAGATCAATACGGCTTTCTGGGCCAAATATACTATCAATTGGGTTTTAACAATCTATATGGTTCATGGTGGTATTTCCTGCTGTTGGCCGCTCTGGGAATATCGCTTGTGATCGCAAGTTTGGATCGAGTGGTTCCTCTATATCGCGCTTTGAAAAATCAAGGCGTTACGCGGCATGAAAGCTTCATGCGAAGACAACGTCTTTTCAGTGAAACAAGAGTGAAAGAAAATACAGATGAACAGCTGGATGTTCTCATAACCAAATTAAAGAATAAACGATATCGTATTCTGGAAGAAAACGGAAATTATTTGGCCGAGAAAAATCGATTTTCAAGATGGGGACCGTATGTAAATCATACGGGCCTTATTATCTTCCTTATCGGAGGAATGCTCCGATTTATACCGGGGATGTATGTAGACGAAATGCTTTGGATTCGTGACGGTGAAACAAGCGTTATTCCGGGAACGAATGGAAAGTATTATTTAAGCAGCGACAAGTTTATTTTGGAAACTTATCAAATCGAGCAAGAGGATGAAGTATTTGCGAATGCCCTGTCACGAGTTGGAGACGGAAATATCGTTAAAAATTTTCAAACGAATGTAACCTTGTATGAACGTAACGGCGAGATCCTACCTGGAATCACACCCGAGCTCGTAAAGGTAAAGGATTACCAAATCAAAGTGAATCAACCTTTGAAACATAATTCGTTTGCTCTTTACCAAACTTCCTATAGATTAAATGAACTCAATAAGATGACCTTTCGTCTAGAGGATAAAGAGACGGAAACAAGCTTTGGCCAGATTACGATCGATTTATTAAATCCGGAAAAAAATTATGATCTGGGCAATGAATATAAAGTTGAGATTTTAGAATATTACCCCGACTTTTATTTTGATCGTGCAGGCCGGCCTGCAACAAGGTCACAGGTTCCCGACAATCCGGCATTTTTCTTTAACATGATCTCTCCAGAAAACCCGGATGGCGAAACAAGCTTTGTTGCCATACGAAATACATTTGAACCAAACGGAGATAATCAATTCCAAATGAAATTTGAAAATGTTGAAACGAAAAATGTATCGGCCCTTACCGTTCGTAAGGACAATACGTTATGGTTTCTTGGGTTGGGAGGAGCTATTTTCATGATTGGAGTTATACAAGGGATGTACTGGAACCATAGGAGAATATGGATTAGGAGAAGCGGCGACGCAATCTTAATTGCAGGGCATACAAATAAAAATTGGTATGGGATCGGAAATGAAATAAACCATATTTTAAAAGAAACCGGCTTTCAAGAATTAACTGATCAAACAGGATAA
- a CDS encoding MerR family transcriptional regulator, which produces MTYSIGELSKIVGVSEHTLRFYEREGLIKVNRDDNNIRVYSEENKTWVEALLHLKKTGMSLKDMKQFAMWGHVGNETMGERLDLLKNHRKKVVEELKKLQQSLEFLDDKITFYENELGDCFSK; this is translated from the coding sequence TTGACATATTCTATTGGCGAACTTTCAAAAATCGTTGGGGTAAGCGAACATACTTTGAGGTTTTATGAAAGGGAAGGCTTAATAAAAGTAAACAGAGACGATAACAATATCAGGGTTTATTCGGAAGAAAATAAAACATGGGTAGAAGCTTTGCTCCACCTAAAAAAAACGGGGATGTCACTAAAAGACATGAAGCAATTTGCCATGTGGGGGCATGTGGGGAATGAAACAATGGGAGAACGATTAGATCTACTTAAAAATCATCGCAAAAAAGTAGTGGAAGAATTGAAGAAGCTTCAACAAAGTTTAGAGTTTCTGGATGATAAAATTACTTTTTATGAAAATGAATTGGGAGACTGTTTCTCTAAGTAG
- a CDS encoding response regulator transcription factor, with protein MIKKVLIIEDEINIARIIKLELEHEGYKVETAENGIIGLEKFSNGQWNLVLLDIMLSKLNGMEVLRRIRTSGDMTPIILLTARDSIPDKVSGLDHGANDYITKPFQIEELLARIRACLRINQMMEEKVDEQILTVANLKVDKKTRIVTRDSTNIELTPREFNLLVYLIRHKNQVLNREQILTHVWGFDYYGDTNVVDVYIRYLRKKIEDSFHFPLIHTVRGVGYVIKE; from the coding sequence ATCATCAAAAAAGTTTTAATCATTGAAGATGAAATAAACATTGCGAGAATCATTAAATTAGAGCTTGAACATGAAGGATACAAGGTAGAAACAGCAGAAAACGGCATAATAGGGCTTGAAAAATTTAGCAACGGACAATGGAACCTTGTGTTACTCGATATTATGCTTTCAAAGTTAAACGGGATGGAAGTCCTTCGAAGAATTCGGACTTCAGGGGACATGACACCTATTATCTTATTGACAGCAAGGGATTCAATTCCTGATAAAGTGAGCGGGCTTGATCATGGAGCGAACGATTACATTACTAAGCCATTTCAAATTGAGGAATTGTTGGCAAGAATTCGTGCGTGTTTACGAATAAACCAAATGATGGAGGAAAAAGTAGACGAACAAATATTAACTGTTGCAAATTTAAAAGTTGATAAAAAAACACGAATAGTAACACGTGATTCCACAAATATTGAATTGACTCCTCGAGAATTCAATTTGCTTGTTTATCTGATACGGCATAAAAACCAAGTTCTAAACCGAGAGCAAATTTTAACGCATGTATGGGGCTTTGATTATTACGGAGATACAAACGTTGTAGATGTATATATTAGGTATTTGCGTAAAAAAATAGAGGATTCCTTTCATTTTCCGCTTATCCATACAGTGCGTGGAGTTGGATATGTCATAAAGGAGTAA